The following DNA comes from Lentibacillus sp. Marseille-P4043.
CGGGTTGATGTTTCAGCATTCGGGTCGATGTTTCCGCATTCGGGCTGATGTTTCCGCGCTCAAGCTAATATTTCCGCGTTCACTCCGATATTTCCACCTCGCACCGCTATCCCCCTCAGCCAAAACTCTCCAACTAATTTCCACCAGCATACCTCCATCCCAATCGACATTTCTCCACATTTTACACAGGCATTCGCATTTTTTAACTTTTTTCTAAAAAAATAAAGGATTTTATCAACGAAATGTGGAATGTATAGAATAAGCTTAGCGAGGTGACGTGCATGTATACAGTTATTAAAATCTATCGAGTTAATAAAATAAATAAACAACAGTTTTTAGATATTAATGAAAGAGCAAGTGAAATTTATTTGGCAAATGGCGCGTTGGAGGATACCACATATCTGGCTGACAATCTTAATGGACAGCAAGGTTACATGGGCTTGCTAGATATAATTAATGTTGCGGATGACGAATTGGTCTTCTTTGGTCAATCTGTTTACCGTAATAAATCCCATTTTGAAGATGTCAGGAACCATGTTAATGATGAGAAGGAACTTGACCAATTATATGATGAATTAACCAAAATTGTAGATTTTTCTAGAATAGTAAATGCTTCATTCACAACCGAAGATAAGAAATAACCTTCAACAAATTAAAAAGCATAATATTTTTCAAAAAGGCATTTACAAATTTTTCAGAATAAATTATACTGATAAGTAGAGAATCATGTTGAAACGTCTCCGCGTTCAATCACATGATCAGAGCTAATTCAGAGATGTGGACTACCACACAAGCTAGACATATAATTCCAACTAAAATTACACTGCCTAATCTGTTTACAGTTCTATTCCAGTCCTGTTCCAACAGATAAAAGCCAGTTCATTTTGACTGACAGCACGACTGTGGTCATTTTGGATTGGCTTTTTTTATTAACTTGAAAGGAGTGATGATATGGCTGGAGCACTTGAAAATATCAAAGTCCTTGATTTATCCCGTGTTTTGGCTGGTCCTTATTGTACGATGGTCCTTGGTGATCTTGGTGCAGAGGTGATCAAGGTGGAGGCGCCAGGTGGAAGTGACGATACCCGTAAGTGGGGTCCTCCTTTTGAAAATGGTGTGAGTGCCTATTATTTATGTGCGAATCGCAATAAAAAAAGTATAACTGTTAACCTTAAATCCTCAGCTGGTATCGAGGTTATTAAAAAACTTGTTCGTGAAAGCGATGTCATCATTAACAATTTTAAATCCGGTACCATGGAACGATTCGGTCTTGATTACGAAACACTCGCCAAAATTAATCCTGGGATTGTTTACTGCTCAATTACTGGATTTGGTGAAACAGGTCCATATCAAAACATGCCGGGATATGATTTTATTATTCAAGCAATGAGTGGCTTAATGAGCATTACTGGCGACAAAGATTCCGGTCCGCAAAAGCTTGGTGTCGC
Coding sequences within:
- a CDS encoding DUF1428 family protein; the protein is MYTVIKIYRVNKINKQQFLDINERASEIYLANGALEDTTYLADNLNGQQGYMGLLDIINVADDELVFFGQSVYRNKSHFEDVRNHVNDEKELDQLYDELTKIVDFSRIVNASFTTEDKK